In Colwellia sp. PAMC 20917, a single genomic region encodes these proteins:
- a CDS encoding chemotaxis protein CheW, producing MDIQALAKDIPSEGEHSLEGIDFITSGKQYLTFLLAEENYAVDILCVEEIRSWEQPTRIPNASNHVKGVINMRGIIVPIIDLRLKFNIGEANYSEITVVIVLTVEIEDHSRTIGFVVDAVSDVLNAEDNEIKNAPDFGGCVPQQYIAGLINTGDKVVTLLNVETLQLIEKHKVD from the coding sequence ATGGATATTCAAGCGTTAGCTAAGGACATTCCTTCTGAAGGTGAACATTCACTTGAAGGTATTGATTTTATTACCAGTGGAAAACAATACCTGACTTTTTTATTAGCGGAAGAAAACTACGCCGTTGATATATTGTGTGTAGAAGAAATTAGAAGTTGGGAGCAACCAACTAGAATACCGAACGCGTCAAATCATGTTAAAGGCGTGATCAATATGCGCGGAATTATCGTTCCAATTATTGATTTACGCTTAAAGTTTAACATTGGTGAAGCGAACTATAGTGAAATTACTGTTGTTATTGTCTTGACCGTTGAAATCGAAGACCATTCAAGAACTATTGGTTTTGTTGTTGATGCGGTTTCCGATGTCTTAAATGCTGAAGATAATGAAATAAAAAATGCCCCGGATTTTGGTGGTTGTGTGCCTCAACAATACATCGCAGGATTAATCAATACGGGTGACAAAGTGGTCACTTTGTTGAATGTTGAAACATTGCAACTTATTGAAAAACATAAAGTAGATTAG
- a CDS encoding chemotaxis protein CheW, with protein sequence MSELEQEYLTFILEGEEYGVDILCVQEIRVWSAVTELPNKPNYLKGVINLRGIIIPIIDLRQRFGKEPLAYNEQTVTIILHNHNTENPIVVGIVVDAVSEVYKFSQRDISHPPSFGTNIDSCFLKGLARNEDKLIMLLNTDSLLNEKELYRVELRA encoded by the coding sequence ATGTCTGAATTAGAGCAAGAATACCTCACATTTATACTAGAAGGTGAAGAATATGGCGTCGATATTTTATGTGTGCAAGAAATTAGGGTGTGGAGTGCTGTAACCGAATTACCTAATAAACCTAATTACCTTAAAGGGGTGATTAACCTGCGGGGAATTATTATCCCTATTATCGACTTAAGGCAACGTTTTGGTAAAGAGCCTTTAGCTTATAACGAACAAACGGTAACCATCATATTACATAATCATAATACCGAAAATCCCATAGTGGTTGGTATTGTTGTTGATGCGGTTTCAGAAGTATATAAATTTAGTCAACGTGATATTAGTCACCCACCATCCTTTGGTACTAATATTGATAGCTGTTTTTTAAAAGGGTTAGCTAGGAATGAAGATAAGCTTATTATGTTATTAAATACCGATAGTTTATTAAACGAAAAAGAATTGTACCGTGTAGAGCTTAGAGCTTAA
- a CDS encoding methyl-accepting chemotaxis protein, translating to MTPKQIDLVQESWKKVLPIATQAAEIFYQKLFALDPALKPLFKSNMSEQGNKLMTMLDTAVKLLNSPEKLVPAVQKLGARHVHYGVKESHYDTVGAALLDTLAEGLGDDFTLSVKRAWTAVYGVLAKTMIDAAKAEQKETPPLTINNSTITEEPDMENKANKNDLAVRLQGALDQSATAFMMIDREFIINYVNEATLSLLAKHEEVFQMKWPSFSAEKSSVLGTCIDGFHKNPEHQRKLLDDPSNLPWKTDVNIEFLTFELNVSAINDSEGNYIGNSMEWKDVTDVRMQANKAIQLQGAVEQSNTPSMMIDRDLNITYANPATFTLLKKHEATFQIKYPGFSSEPGNVIGVCIDGFHKNPAHQRKLLDDPSNLPWKTDINIEHLIFELNVTAINDASGKYIGNSMEWNDVTDARAQANKAVQLQGAVEQSNTPSMMIDRDFLITYANPATFALLSKHEATFQIKYPGFSSKHEAVIGACIDGFHKNPAHQRKLLDDPSNLPWKTDIKIEHLTFELNVTAINDASGKYIGNSMEWNDVTEIRSKAIEVGRLTSAVNGMTTNLMMAETTGKIVYCNPSVLQMLRRREVQLRTVLPSFNVDRVVGTNFDSFHKNPAHQQNLLGNPANLPFDTEIKVAGLTFQLIAIALLDENKNHVGTAVQWLDLTEQKDGQAQVESLISAAIDGDLGRRIDTKEYQGFMKSLGENINNLMDTIVEPITDAINIAQALSEGDLTKTMDGKYGGEFLALANAMNGSIENLSNMVEEIRDASTNVFDAAREIAAGNDELSHRTESQASSLEETASAMEELTSTVQQNAENSSDASMLASSVMEKASSGGEVVKNAIQAMSDINKSSKKIADIISVIDEIAFQTNLLALNAAVEAARAGEQGRGFAVVAAEVRNLAQRSAGAAKEIKGLINDSVEAVGQGTKLVDETGQTFTDLVNSISDVSKMIADIDAAGKEQSAGIGEVSAAVSQMDEMTQQNAALVEEASASSKSMEEQAQGLLEQVDFFTVNEEEPEPEPKPRRRARKPVGKPVQKPTASRRPARRATESDQEWEEF from the coding sequence ATGACTCCAAAACAAATTGATTTAGTGCAAGAAAGTTGGAAAAAAGTACTACCAATTGCAACGCAAGCAGCTGAAATATTTTATCAAAAGCTTTTTGCACTTGACCCCGCTTTAAAACCTTTATTTAAAAGTAATATGAGCGAGCAGGGTAATAAATTAATGACCATGCTCGATACTGCAGTAAAGTTACTTAATTCACCAGAAAAACTAGTGCCAGCAGTACAAAAGTTAGGTGCCAGACATGTTCATTATGGTGTTAAAGAAAGCCATTACGATACGGTTGGCGCTGCTTTACTGGATACGTTAGCTGAGGGTTTAGGTGATGATTTTACGTTATCAGTTAAACGAGCATGGACAGCTGTTTATGGCGTTTTAGCAAAAACCATGATCGATGCGGCAAAAGCAGAACAAAAAGAGACTCCTCCTTTAACTATAAATAATTCAACAATAACAGAAGAGCCGGATATGGAAAATAAAGCCAATAAAAATGATTTAGCGGTGCGTTTACAAGGCGCATTAGATCAATCTGCAACCGCATTTATGATGATAGATAGAGAGTTCATTATAAATTATGTAAACGAAGCGACATTGTCATTGCTCGCCAAGCATGAAGAAGTTTTTCAAATGAAGTGGCCTAGTTTTAGCGCAGAAAAATCGTCTGTATTGGGTACATGTATTGATGGCTTTCATAAAAACCCTGAACATCAACGTAAATTACTCGATGATCCAAGTAACCTACCTTGGAAAACCGATGTCAATATTGAGTTTTTAACCTTTGAATTAAATGTTTCGGCAATTAATGATAGTGAAGGTAATTATATTGGTAATTCCATGGAATGGAAAGATGTTACTGATGTACGTATGCAAGCGAATAAAGCTATTCAATTACAAGGCGCTGTTGAACAATCAAATACACCATCGATGATGATTGATAGAGATTTGAATATTACTTATGCCAATCCAGCGACCTTTACATTATTAAAAAAGCACGAAGCGACGTTTCAAATTAAATATCCAGGGTTCTCCTCAGAACCAGGAAATGTTATTGGTGTATGTATTGATGGTTTTCATAAAAACCCAGCACATCAGCGTAAATTATTAGATGATCCTAGTAACTTACCGTGGAAAACCGATATTAATATTGAACATTTGATTTTTGAATTAAATGTTACGGCGATTAATGATGCCAGCGGAAAATACATTGGTAACTCAATGGAATGGAATGACGTTACTGATGCACGAGCACAGGCAAATAAAGCTGTTCAATTACAAGGTGCCGTTGAACAATCAAATACCCCAAGCATGATGATTGATAGAGACTTCCTAATTACTTATGCTAATCCAGCGACTTTTGCATTATTAAGTAAGCATGAGGCGACGTTTCAAATTAAATACCCAGGTTTTTCATCGAAACATGAAGCGGTTATTGGCGCCTGTATCGATGGCTTTCATAAAAACCCCGCACATCAGCGTAAATTATTAGATGACCCTAGCAACTTACCATGGAAAACTGATATTAAAATTGAACATTTGACTTTTGAGTTAAATGTTACGGCGATTAATGATGCCAGCGGAAAATACATTGGTAACTCGATGGAATGGAACGATGTTACTGAAATACGTTCAAAAGCAATTGAAGTGGGGCGACTAACATCTGCAGTTAACGGTATGACAACTAACTTAATGATGGCAGAGACTACCGGTAAAATTGTTTACTGTAATCCTTCGGTATTACAGATGCTCCGTAGACGAGAAGTACAGCTTCGTACGGTACTACCTTCCTTTAATGTTGATCGTGTTGTGGGCACTAACTTTGATTCATTTCATAAAAATCCTGCACATCAGCAAAATTTATTAGGGAATCCAGCAAATCTACCCTTTGACACTGAAATTAAGGTAGCAGGATTAACTTTCCAGCTAATTGCCATTGCTTTATTGGATGAAAATAAAAATCATGTTGGCACCGCTGTACAATGGTTAGATTTAACTGAACAAAAAGATGGTCAAGCACAAGTAGAAAGTTTGATTTCCGCCGCTATTGACGGTGATCTTGGTCGCCGAATTGACACCAAAGAATATCAAGGTTTTATGAAATCCTTAGGTGAAAATATTAATAACTTAATGGATACCATAGTAGAGCCTATCACTGATGCTATTAATATTGCGCAAGCCTTATCCGAGGGTGATTTGACTAAAACCATGGATGGCAAATATGGTGGAGAATTTTTAGCTCTTGCAAACGCAATGAACGGCTCGATTGAAAACCTAAGCAATATGGTCGAAGAAATACGCGATGCATCCACGAATGTCTTTGATGCCGCACGAGAAATCGCCGCAGGTAATGATGAACTAAGCCACAGAACGGAATCACAAGCGTCAAGTTTAGAAGAAACTGCCTCAGCAATGGAAGAGCTCACCAGTACGGTACAACAAAATGCTGAAAACTCTTCTGATGCCAGCATGCTTGCTTCATCGGTAATGGAAAAAGCTAGCAGTGGTGGTGAGGTTGTTAAAAACGCTATTCAAGCGATGAGTGATATTAATAAATCGAGTAAAAAAATTGCCGATATCATTAGTGTCATCGACGAAATAGCCTTTCAAACTAACTTGCTGGCACTTAATGCCGCGGTAGAAGCGGCGAGAGCCGGTGAACAGGGAAGAGGTTTTGCTGTTGTTGCGGCAGAGGTTCGTAATTTAGCACAACGCTCTGCGGGAGCGGCTAAAGAAATAAAAGGTTTAATTAATGACAGTGTTGAAGCTGTTGGTCAGGGAACTAAACTCGTTGACGAAACCGGCCAAACGTTCACGGACCTTGTTAACTCAATTAGCGATGTAAGTAAAATGATCGCAGATATTGACGCTGCAGGTAAAGAACAGTCAGCAGGTATTGGTGAAGTAAGTGCCGCGGTTAGTCAAATGGATGAAATGACACAACAAAATGCTGCCTTAGTTGAAGAAGCTTCAGCGTCGAGTAAATCGATGGAAGAACAAGCACAAGGGCTGTTAGAGCAAGTTGACTTCTTTACTGTTAATGAAGAAGAGCCAGAGCCAGAGCCAAAACCTCGTCGTAGAGCAAGAAAACCAGTGGGTAAACCAGTCCAAAAACCTACGGCTAGTCGCAGACCTGCTCGTCGTGCGACAGAAAGTGACCAAGAATGGGAAGAGTTTTAG
- a CDS encoding CheR family methyltransferase, whose product MSEQRNETNSLSEKDFEFICQFVHDASGIVLGERKREMVYRRLTRITRERKLNSFSDYCQLLRTQPEQEENYFINAITTNLTSFFRENHHFEYLQQHEIPRIIAQEKKSKGQNKRIRIWSSASSTGEEPYSIAITLLETMQDQLTGWDVKVLATDVDSNVLAHGSMGIYANNRIEDLPIAIKKQYFVKGSGSNSKNVKISGKLKDLLTFKRLNLLHGWPMKGPFDVIFCRNVIIYFDKKTQQELFSRYYELLKPGGILILGHSENLGEYQQYFYNEGRTIFRKPELEEKG is encoded by the coding sequence ATGTCAGAACAACGAAATGAAACTAATAGTTTATCCGAAAAAGACTTTGAGTTCATTTGTCAGTTTGTGCATGACGCATCAGGCATTGTACTTGGTGAAAGAAAGCGTGAAATGGTTTACCGCCGGCTCACGCGTATCACTCGAGAACGTAAGTTAAACAGTTTTAGTGATTATTGCCAGTTATTGAGGACACAACCAGAACAAGAAGAAAACTATTTTATTAATGCTATAACAACCAATTTGACAAGCTTTTTCAGAGAAAATCATCATTTTGAATATTTACAGCAACATGAAATCCCAAGAATAATTGCACAAGAAAAAAAATCAAAAGGACAGAACAAACGAATAAGAATTTGGTCTTCTGCAAGCTCTACTGGCGAAGAGCCTTATAGTATTGCTATTACCCTCTTAGAGACGATGCAAGACCAATTAACCGGGTGGGATGTTAAAGTTTTAGCAACAGATGTTGATAGCAATGTTCTAGCTCATGGTTCAATGGGTATTTATGCAAATAATCGTATTGAAGATTTACCCATAGCTATAAAAAAACAATATTTCGTTAAAGGTTCAGGAAGTAACAGTAAAAACGTAAAAATCAGTGGGAAATTAAAAGACTTACTTACTTTTAAACGATTGAATTTGCTTCATGGCTGGCCTATGAAAGGTCCTTTTGATGTCATATTTTGCCGTAATGTCATTATCTATTTTGATAAAAAAACACAACAGGAGTTGTTTTCTCGTTATTACGAATTACTCAAACCCGGTGGAATATTGATATTAGGCCATAGTGAAAATTTAGGGGAATATCAACAATATTTTTATAATGAGGGCCGTACTATTTTTAGAAAGCCTGAATTAGAGGAGAAAGGTTAA
- the cheD gene encoding chemoreceptor glutamine deamidase CheD, whose translation MERNTGLELEQCISRCLPEFSHVNHYWDNQKKSVVAKILPGEFYMTRDNVNIATTLGSCIAACIWDKQAKIGGMNHFMLPLTDKKVHEVNWGHRGITSDATRYGNFAMEHLINAILKNGGRRSNLAAKIFGGGKVLKQMSDIGQRNIEFAIQYLQMENIEIESTDLGNMYPRKVIFEPASGRAFVKKLDNLHNDTIAKRERDYSYSIDHFKVDGDVELF comes from the coding sequence TTGGAACGTAATACTGGGCTAGAGCTTGAGCAATGTATATCACGTTGCTTGCCAGAGTTTTCTCACGTCAATCACTATTGGGATAATCAAAAAAAGTCAGTGGTTGCAAAAATCTTACCCGGTGAGTTTTATATGACACGGGACAATGTGAATATTGCCACAACATTAGGTTCGTGTATCGCTGCATGTATTTGGGACAAGCAAGCAAAAATAGGGGGCATGAACCACTTTATGTTGCCTTTAACGGATAAAAAAGTACATGAAGTTAATTGGGGACATCGAGGAATTACAAGCGATGCAACCCGATATGGCAATTTTGCAATGGAACATTTAATTAATGCGATCTTAAAGAATGGTGGTAGACGCTCAAATTTAGCCGCAAAAATTTTTGGTGGCGGCAAAGTATTAAAACAAATGTCTGATATCGGACAACGTAATATTGAATTTGCCATTCAATATTTACAGATGGAAAACATTGAAATTGAAAGCACCGATTTGGGAAATATGTATCCGCGGAAAGTTATTTTTGAACCGGCAAGTGGTCGAGCTTTTGTTAAGAAACTCGATAATTTACATAACGATACAATAGCTAAACGTGAAAGAGATTACAGTTATAGCATTGACCACTTCAAAGTGGATGGTGATGTAGAATTATTTTAG
- a CDS encoding protein-glutamate methylesterase/protein-glutamine glutaminase, whose amino-acid sequence MKKIKVLVIDDSTVIRNIIKDALKDDDQIEVVGEAEDPIVARELIKTLRPDVLTLDVEMPKMDGITFLENLMRLRPMPVVMLSTLTTKGADITLEALEIGAVDFIAKPSVQELLATRNSFKEILVTKIKQAMLVDQKKLRLSNALIQTKKDTILNFNGVKQANHIVAIGASTGGTEAIKSVLITLPANAPAIVITQHIPKTFSGRFADRLNDCCKITVQEARHGQKIKEGHAYIAPGDMHLKVVKKGDGLFCTLEDSAEVSRHKPSVDVLFDSLIPFADNAQAILLTGMGRDGAQGMLNLKNKGAITLIQNQVSSLVWGMPGKAFALNAHCKEVHLNEVATAILHFSSLNEAARRKESHES is encoded by the coding sequence TTGAAAAAAATTAAAGTATTAGTTATCGATGATTCAACAGTCATACGGAATATTATTAAAGATGCACTAAAAGATGATGACCAAATTGAAGTCGTAGGTGAAGCAGAAGACCCAATAGTTGCTCGTGAACTAATTAAAACATTAAGACCTGACGTTTTAACGCTAGATGTTGAAATGCCTAAAATGGATGGTATTACATTTTTAGAAAACCTAATGCGCTTACGTCCTATGCCCGTCGTTATGTTGTCTACATTAACCACAAAAGGTGCAGACATTACTTTAGAAGCGTTAGAAATTGGCGCTGTAGATTTTATTGCTAAACCGAGTGTTCAAGAATTGTTAGCGACTAGAAATAGCTTTAAAGAAATTTTAGTGACAAAAATTAAACAAGCAATGCTTGTTGATCAAAAAAAATTACGACTTTCCAATGCATTAATACAAACTAAGAAAGATACAATATTGAATTTTAATGGGGTGAAACAAGCTAATCATATCGTTGCAATAGGCGCATCTACTGGCGGAACCGAAGCAATAAAAAGTGTACTCATCACGCTACCGGCCAACGCACCAGCAATAGTGATTACTCAACATATCCCAAAAACCTTTAGTGGACGATTTGCTGACCGACTTAATGACTGTTGTAAAATAACCGTGCAAGAAGCACGGCATGGTCAAAAAATAAAGGAAGGTCATGCATATATTGCCCCCGGAGATATGCATCTAAAAGTGGTAAAAAAAGGTGATGGATTATTTTGTACGTTAGAAGATTCAGCCGAAGTTAGCCGGCATAAACCATCGGTAGATGTACTCTTTGATTCATTAATACCTTTTGCTGATAATGCGCAGGCTATTTTATTGACAGGGATGGGCAGAGACGGGGCCCAAGGAATGTTAAATCTGAAAAATAAGGGAGCTATTACACTCATTCAAAACCAAGTAAGCAGTTTAGTTTGGGGGATGCCAGGTAAAGCCTTTGCACTAAATGCTCACTGTAAGGAGGTGCACTTAAATGAAGTTGCTACTGCTATTCTACATTTTTCCTCATTAAATGAAGCCGCGAGAAGAAAGGAAAGTCATGAAAGTTAA
- a CDS encoding methyl-accepting chemotaxis protein: MKVNKLLFWVNFILIMVLLVNEIILEISYLSIIIAFALLTVLLVKSKPQAINTEQVVEDDEEKQHQLIEEVIQDLHRLLQQEVDIIDNEINRTTALVGDAVLGISDCFNNLQQLSQEQQTMIAALVEQSQSIGDDKGTTLATFVHYSNETLNNFVNVIINTSKQSLKTMAFTDEMEQQFEAVFSLLEQVESIASQTNLLALNASIEAARAGEAGRGFAVVATEVRSLSINSTGLNQNIRKEIDLAKNTISKLRGAVETIASADMTPTLHAKDKIRAMMENFESTNKDNTIKVEELSTLNPKIADAAALGIRSLQFEDLTYQTLHSIKTNVDSIQQINNELKQFSESSNQLKVSQLHVLKEKCVDIFTLTKSQNLHRSVTQNSMDEGEVELF; the protein is encoded by the coding sequence ATGAAAGTTAACAAGCTTTTATTTTGGGTAAATTTTATTCTGATCATGGTTTTATTAGTGAATGAAATCATATTAGAAATAAGCTATTTAAGCATTATTATTGCTTTTGCTTTACTCACAGTATTACTCGTGAAAAGTAAACCGCAGGCGATAAATACCGAGCAAGTAGTAGAGGATGACGAGGAAAAACAACATCAGTTAATTGAAGAGGTTATTCAAGATTTACATCGCCTGCTACAACAAGAAGTAGACATTATTGACAATGAAATCAATCGAACTACAGCCTTAGTCGGTGATGCTGTTTTAGGTATTTCAGATTGTTTTAATAATTTACAACAACTTAGCCAAGAACAACAAACGATGATTGCGGCATTGGTGGAACAAAGTCAAAGTATTGGTGATGATAAAGGAACTACGTTGGCAACTTTTGTTCATTACTCGAATGAAACCTTAAATAATTTTGTCAACGTGATTATTAATACCAGTAAACAAAGCCTAAAGACTATGGCATTTACCGATGAAATGGAGCAGCAATTTGAAGCCGTATTTAGTTTGTTAGAGCAAGTAGAAAGTATTGCGAGTCAAACTAATTTATTAGCATTGAATGCTTCTATAGAAGCCGCTAGAGCGGGAGAAGCTGGCCGTGGTTTTGCGGTTGTTGCTACTGAAGTAAGGTCGCTTTCAATAAATTCAACAGGATTAAATCAAAATATACGGAAAGAAATTGATCTTGCCAAGAATACGATAAGCAAATTAAGAGGCGCTGTAGAAACAATAGCTTCAGCTGATATGACGCCTACACTACATGCGAAAGATAAAATTCGCGCCATGATGGAAAATTTTGAAAGTACAAATAAAGATAATACGATAAAGGTTGAGGAACTTTCTACCCTTAATCCTAAGATTGCAGATGCTGCAGCATTAGGCATTCGTTCATTACAATTTGAAGATTTAACTTACCAAACGTTACATTCGATAAAAACTAATGTCGACAGTATTCAACAGATTAATAATGAATTAAAACAATTCAGCGAAAGTTCAAATCAATTAAAGGTAAGTCAATTACATGTTCTTAAAGAAAAATGTGTTGATATATTTACACTGACAAAGTCGCAAAACTTACACCGTAGTGTCACTCAAAATTCTATGGATGAAGGCGAAGTTGAATTATTTTAG
- a CDS encoding STAS domain-containing protein has protein sequence MTVKTKVSKDNKEVSISVLERFDFAQHQCFRKAYSQYSQNGTKFIVDLSKTEYIDSSALGMILLLKDYAEHIGGTLTITKPSKAVSKILEIAQFHRLMTIVQ, from the coding sequence ATGACAGTAAAAACAAAGGTATCAAAAGATAATAAAGAAGTGTCAATTTCGGTTTTAGAACGTTTTGACTTTGCTCAACATCAATGTTTTAGAAAAGCCTATAGTCAATATAGTCAAAATGGCACGAAGTTTATTGTAGATTTAAGTAAAACTGAGTATATCGATAGTTCGGCGTTAGGCATGATACTTTTACTGAAAGATTACGCAGAGCATATTGGTGGAACGCTCACTATTACCAAGCCTAGTAAGGCGGTGAGTAAAATATTAGAAATAGCGCAATTTCATCGATTAATGACCATAGTTCAATAA
- a CDS encoding diguanylate cyclase has product MLPATPIEGARFIAEKIINALLNESILHEHSQVAKYVTTSIGISSTKFGAVDYTELIKQADSALYLAKHKGRNRRVIYQPKTQNESDCF; this is encoded by the coding sequence ATTTTACCAGCTACCCCTATTGAAGGTGCGCGCTTTATAGCTGAAAAAATCATCAATGCATTGTTGAATGAGTCAATTCTTCATGAGCATTCTCAGGTCGCTAAGTATGTCACGACAAGTATAGGTATTAGCTCAACTAAATTTGGTGCTGTTGATTACACTGAACTCATCAAACAAGCTGACTCGGCTTTATATCTAGCTAAACACAAAGGAAGAAATAGACGTGTTATATATCAGCCAAAAACACAAAATGAAAGCGATTGTTTTTAG
- a CDS encoding response regulator: protein MTKHTVLIIDDDAEFLSLLSESLDGTFQVSCAKNIDEAEHFLNEHQTFDIALVDEYIGKEKGSDWIKAKITLGNIAKSFVLYSGLATEDAILRGLECGADDFLAKPISLHVLHNKLLKLITYQDEIKGFKTELSSKDNVINISMAQASKYGSCMQLTSRLNQCFSFEQIRDEVFKFLQNENLSSCIAFYPLNESPLFFHSEKGVCSPVEINVIGLLRVKPRLFRFGARTIFNHHLVSLLILNLEEGSIDTDIYIDALASVIECIGARMAFITYKMSLVGVQEQIKQAVDKTKKMLAISKLHQQEVMNEIVQNMGMSFHVLDMNYEQEEYLTNLVHTALKRHTQDDINFLEVTQLLDQALDSVDKLKSLNIETITEEDNGYDDEDELF from the coding sequence ATGACTAAACACACAGTATTAATTATTGATGATGATGCGGAATTTTTATCACTTCTCAGCGAAAGTTTAGATGGTACGTTTCAAGTAAGTTGCGCTAAAAATATAGATGAAGCGGAACATTTCTTAAATGAACATCAAACTTTTGATATTGCCCTTGTTGATGAATATATTGGTAAAGAAAAGGGCTCTGATTGGATTAAGGCAAAAATAACGTTAGGAAATATAGCTAAATCATTTGTTTTATATTCAGGACTTGCAACCGAAGATGCTATATTGAGAGGTCTAGAATGTGGTGCAGATGACTTTTTAGCAAAGCCTATTTCACTTCACGTATTACATAATAAACTTTTAAAATTAATTACTTACCAAGATGAAATTAAGGGTTTTAAAACTGAATTAAGTTCTAAAGACAATGTGATAAATATTTCAATGGCACAGGCTTCAAAATATGGGAGCTGTATGCAGTTGACCTCGAGGTTAAATCAATGTTTCTCCTTTGAGCAGATACGAGATGAAGTTTTTAAATTTTTACAAAATGAGAACTTATCGAGCTGTATTGCTTTTTATCCACTAAATGAAAGTCCTTTGTTTTTTCATTCTGAAAAAGGAGTTTGCTCGCCTGTAGAAATAAATGTGATTGGACTATTAAGGGTAAAACCCCGGTTATTTCGTTTTGGTGCACGCACTATCTTTAACCATCACTTGGTATCATTACTGATCCTTAATCTCGAAGAAGGTAGCATTGATACTGATATTTATATTGATGCCCTAGCATCGGTAATAGAATGTATTGGGGCAAGAATGGCATTTATCACCTATAAAATGTCATTGGTAGGTGTTCAAGAACAAATTAAACAAGCCGTTGATAAAACAAAAAAAATGCTCGCTATATCAAAATTACATCAACAGGAAGTAATGAACGAAATAGTCCAAAATATGGGGATGAGTTTTCATGTACTTGATATGAATTATGAACAAGAAGAGTACTTAACTAACCTCGTTCACACTGCGTTAAAAAGGCATACTCAAGACGATATAAATTTTTTAGAAGTGACACAATTACTCGATCAAGCCCTTGATAGTGTTGATAAGTTGAAGTCGTTAAATATCGAGACTATAACCGAAGAAGATAATGGTTATGACGATGAGGATGAATTATTTTGA